A genomic segment from Streptomyces antibioticus encodes:
- a CDS encoding DUF6875 domain-containing protein yields the protein MLTDVLSVDLAKALAAVDGWLSDYIRQPHSELGRPGPVCPFVEPAQRADALEIRVRLVGPTPSQTLIDEIVRCGLDEFSEVDWRAGNPNLRSLLLVLPDLPAEHLHLLDAAHAALKPESVRRGLMIAQFHEKCREKAARNPRFEVSYAPVPMMAVRSMAIHDVLFLADRREWFEEYASRFGARYRASGHGIDPLLTEVYERARAVHGTGS from the coding sequence ATGCTGACCGACGTACTCTCCGTCGACCTGGCCAAGGCGCTGGCGGCCGTGGACGGCTGGCTGAGCGACTACATCCGTCAACCGCACAGCGAACTCGGACGGCCCGGTCCGGTGTGCCCGTTCGTCGAACCGGCCCAGCGCGCCGACGCGTTGGAGATCCGGGTCAGGCTGGTGGGCCCCACCCCGAGCCAGACCCTGATCGACGAGATCGTCCGCTGCGGCCTCGACGAGTTCAGCGAGGTCGACTGGCGGGCCGGCAACCCGAATCTGCGCTCGCTGCTGCTCGTCCTGCCCGATCTGCCGGCCGAGCATCTGCACCTGCTGGACGCGGCGCACGCCGCGCTCAAGCCGGAGAGTGTGCGGCGCGGGCTGATGATCGCCCAGTTCCACGAGAAGTGCCGCGAGAAGGCGGCCCGCAACCCGCGGTTCGAGGTGAGTTACGCGCCCGTGCCGATGATGGCGGTGCGGTCGATGGCGATCCACGACGTGCTGTTCCTGGCGGACCGGCGGGAATGGTTCGAGGAGTACGCGAGCCGCTTCGGGGCGCGCTACCGCGCCTCGGGGCACGGCATCGACCCGTTGCTGACCGAGGTGTACGAGCGGGCTCGCGCCGTCCACGGGACGGGGAGTTGA
- a CDS encoding alpha/beta hydrolase, with the protein MGDELALGVRAVSGAAVYRGMDRATLDRQYSPSSRVPSLDAYLRAYERLSAAARRDHPVRAGLAYGPHRAERLDYFPGPASGRCPLLVFVHGGNWQALGRAESAFPAPALLAEGAAVAVIEYGLAPDVGLDAMAGMVRRSVDWLLRHADGLGFAPHRLHLCGTSAGAHLATMTLLPDPADGPDVSGRIAGAVLLSGVYDLEPVRLSYVNDALRLDEAGARRNSPLHRLPERLPPVVVARGGNETEEYVRQHDRMVTALRPRQAVTEVVADRRDHFDLPYDLGVRGTGLGDAVLAQMGLGNARTGLGGTST; encoded by the coding sequence ATGGGTGACGAACTCGCCCTGGGGGTCCGCGCGGTGAGCGGCGCCGCGGTGTACCGGGGCATGGACCGGGCCACGTTGGACCGGCAGTACTCGCCGAGTTCCCGGGTGCCGAGCCTGGACGCCTACCTGCGGGCGTACGAGCGGCTGAGCGCGGCCGCCCGCCGGGACCACCCGGTGCGGGCCGGTCTCGCCTACGGTCCGCACCGGGCGGAGCGGCTGGACTACTTTCCCGGCCCGGCTTCCGGGCGCTGCCCGCTGCTGGTGTTCGTGCACGGCGGGAACTGGCAGGCGCTCGGCCGGGCCGAATCGGCTTTCCCCGCACCGGCGTTGCTGGCGGAGGGGGCGGCGGTCGCGGTGATCGAGTACGGGCTGGCACCGGACGTCGGCCTGGACGCCATGGCGGGCATGGTGCGGCGGAGCGTGGACTGGCTGCTGCGGCACGCCGACGGGCTCGGGTTCGCCCCGCACCGGCTGCATCTGTGCGGGACCTCGGCGGGCGCGCATCTGGCCACGATGACCCTGCTGCCCGATCCGGCGGACGGACCGGACGTGTCCGGCCGGATCGCCGGGGCGGTGCTGCTCAGCGGCGTCTACGACCTGGAGCCGGTACGGCTGTCGTACGTCAACGACGCGCTGCGGCTGGACGAGGCCGGGGCGCGCCGCAACAGCCCGCTGCACCGCCTGCCGGAGCGGCTGCCCCCTGTGGTGGTGGCCCGGGGCGGCAACGAGACCGAGGAGTACGTGCGCCAGCACGACCGGATGGTGACGGCACTGCGCCCCCGGCAGGCGGTCACGGAGGTCGTCGCCGACCGGCGCGACCACTTCGATCTCCCCTACGACCTGGGCGTACGGGGCACCGGACTTGGCGACGCGGTCCTCGCGCAGATGGGACTGGGAAACGCTCGGACGGGACTGGGAGGAACGAGCACATGA
- a CDS encoding tryptophan 2,3-dioxygenase, protein MSTEQTAQRSEASPRCPLSAGSAPASGTTTAYAHYARMDELLALQHPLSPAETEPGFIIMSQVKELLFKLLHTELTTARDQLSGDRLGDALWTLRRAGRVQQVLLVSWETFSVLSPAEFCEFRDVLGSASGFQSAGYRRLEFLLGNKNPAMTEPHRDTVGYDAVVGQLHEPSLYDAALALLARRGLLTPDDGPVRDATVPYRGGAEVEEAWRAVYRDPVRHQDLHLLAEALMDVADRFARWRYTHLVTVQRMLGAKPGTGGTEGVSWLARISEHRFFPELWSVRSTL, encoded by the coding sequence ATGAGCACCGAGCAGACCGCCCAGCGCTCCGAGGCGAGCCCGCGGTGTCCGCTGTCCGCCGGATCCGCGCCCGCGTCCGGCACCACCACCGCGTACGCGCACTATGCGCGGATGGACGAGCTGCTGGCGCTCCAGCATCCGCTCAGCCCGGCCGAGACCGAGCCGGGGTTCATCATCATGAGCCAGGTCAAGGAGCTGCTGTTCAAGCTGCTGCACACGGAACTCACCACCGCTCGGGACCAGTTGAGTGGCGACCGGCTCGGCGACGCGTTGTGGACGCTGCGCCGCGCGGGGCGTGTGCAGCAGGTGCTGCTCGTGTCGTGGGAGACGTTCTCCGTGCTGTCGCCCGCGGAGTTCTGCGAGTTCCGGGACGTGCTGGGGTCGGCCTCCGGCTTTCAGTCGGCGGGCTACCGGCGGCTGGAGTTCCTGCTCGGCAACAAGAACCCGGCGATGACCGAACCGCACCGGGACACGGTCGGCTACGACGCGGTGGTCGGCCAACTGCACGAGCCGAGTCTGTACGACGCCGCGCTCGCGCTGCTGGCCCGCCGCGGGCTGCTCACACCGGACGACGGGCCGGTGCGGGACGCCACCGTGCCGTATCGCGGCGGTGCGGAGGTCGAGGAGGCGTGGCGGGCGGTCTACCGGGATCCGGTCCGCCATCAGGACCTGCATCTGCTGGCCGAGGCGCTGATGGACGTGGCGGACCGGTTCGCGCGCTGGCGTTACACCCATCTGGTCACCGTGCAGCGGATGTTGGGCGCCAAGCCGGGCACCGGCGGCACCGAGGGCGTGTCCTGGCTCGCCCGGATCAGCGAGCACCGTTTCTTCCCTGAGCTGTGGTCGGTGCGCTCCACGCTCTGA